From a region of the Mesomycoplasma ovipneumoniae ATCC 29419 genome:
- a CDS encoding S1C family serine protease, protein MKKFTKKYGFIGLFLALNLGILLANVALVTNNWIKLNPKINHESLLKSIVEIKLQKNDEVSFATGFVIDNKIITNKHILENSDEIDIFYRFANEKDYKKTKIIKISPNYDILSLELNTQVKNLEIEEDFNYGDEIFTIGNPHNLGLTISKGIISGTNKVANQNFVRTSITIEPGNSGGPVLNTKNKVIGIMTFRLINEKPVQGISFFVPSNQIKEFLNSN, encoded by the coding sequence ATGAAAAAATTCACTAAAAAATACGGGTTTATTGGTTTATTTTTGGCTTTAAATCTTGGAATTTTGTTAGCAAACGTTGCTTTGGTAACAAATAATTGAATAAAACTGAATCCAAAAATTAACCATGAAAGTCTTTTAAAGTCAATTGTCGAAATTAAGCTTCAAAAAAACGACGAAGTTTCTTTTGCGACCGGTTTTGTTATAGATAATAAAATTATCACTAATAAACACATTCTTGAAAATAGCGATGAAATCGATATTTTTTATCGTTTTGCAAACGAAAAAGACTACAAAAAAACTAAAATTATAAAAATCTCACCAAACTATGACATATTAAGTTTGGAACTAAACACACAAGTTAAAAATCTTGAAATAGAAGAAGATTTTAACTATGGAGATGAAATTTTTACAATTGGAAATCCACATAATCTTGGCTTGACAATCAGCAAAGGAATTATTTCAGGAACTAATAAAGTAGCTAATCAAAATTTTGTTCGAACTAGTATCACAATTGAACCAGGAAATAGTGGCGGCCCCGTTTTAAACACTAAAAACAAAGTAATTGGTATCATGACTTTTCGGCTTATAAACGAAAAACCGGTTCAAGGTATTTCTTTTTTTGTACCCTCAAACCAGATAAAAGAGTTTTTAAATTCAAATTAA
- the rplQ gene encoding 50S ribosomal protein L17 codes for MANPHQIYSRDAAWDRQVFRSLATSLILHGHLKTTLARAKRLRSVVEKLITKAKKNDLAARRQVLSYLYNQKTKDGMKVMPYLFTKIAPRYQERQGGYTRIVKIPSRNGDNSKMAIIELV; via the coding sequence ATGGCTAATCCGCACCAAATTTATTCCCGTGATGCTGCCTGAGATCGCCAAGTTTTCCGCTCACTTGCAACTTCTTTAATTTTACATGGTCATCTAAAAACCACGCTTGCGCGGGCAAAACGTCTTCGTTCTGTTGTTGAAAAACTAATAACTAAAGCTAAAAAAAACGATCTAGCAGCACGCCGTCAAGTTCTAAGTTATTTATATAACCAAAAAACCAAAGACGGAATGAAAGTTATGCCTTATTTGTTTACAAAAATAGCACCTCGTTACCAAGAAAGACAAGGCGGCTATACTCGCATAGTGAAAATTCCTAGCCGAAACGGTGATAATTCCAAAATGGCAATTATCGAACTAGTTTAG
- a CDS encoding DNA-directed RNA polymerase subunit alpha yields MKKHANVYYSENLTDQISEFETSFELKPLERGLGNTIGNALRRVVLSSITSCAVFGVKIAGVTHEFSILDDVIEDVVTILNNLKRVRFFYDPALFDQNQIHRASFNGQKAGQIYARDIVSDSGLKIVNPDLYIADVSRVNSLKFELFITSGKGFSDFETNKKFVNEVLLSLESNLDGTVLAVDSDFSPVLSANYQSVEINSASPIVEEKLSFSIKTDGSIKAKDAVSEGSKILLAHLNILANVENINKFSEEFFEPLVVKEEPSRRFSDAIESLDLSVRSINALRRAHYYKISDIENLTQDDFENIKNLGRKSVQEIIEKLEIYKNEQKGEN; encoded by the coding sequence ATGAAAAAACATGCAAATGTTTATTATTCTGAAAACTTAACTGACCAAATTAGTGAATTTGAAACAAGTTTTGAACTAAAACCGCTCGAGCGCGGACTTGGAAATACAATTGGAAATGCCCTTCGTCGTGTAGTTCTCTCTTCAATTACTTCTTGTGCAGTTTTTGGGGTAAAAATTGCCGGCGTAACTCATGAATTTAGTATTCTTGATGATGTAATCGAAGATGTTGTAACCATCTTAAATAACCTAAAAAGAGTCCGTTTTTTCTATGATCCTGCTCTTTTTGATCAAAATCAAATTCACCGGGCAAGTTTTAACGGCCAAAAAGCTGGACAAATTTATGCTCGGGACATTGTTTCTGATAGCGGACTAAAAATTGTCAATCCTGATTTATATATTGCCGATGTCTCAAGGGTTAATTCACTTAAATTTGAACTTTTTATAACTTCAGGTAAAGGTTTTAGTGATTTTGAAACTAACAAAAAATTCGTAAACGAAGTTTTACTAAGTCTTGAATCCAACCTTGATGGTACAGTTTTGGCTGTTGATAGTGATTTTTCACCGGTCTTAAGTGCTAATTATCAATCTGTTGAAATTAACTCAGCCAGCCCGATTGTTGAAGAAAAACTAAGTTTTTCAATTAAAACTGACGGTTCCATTAAAGCAAAAGATGCTGTCTCTGAGGGTTCAAAAATCTTGCTTGCCCACCTTAATATTTTGGCAAATGTCGAAAACATTAACAAATTCTCCGAAGAATTTTTTGAACCTTTGGTTGTCAAAGAAGAACCATCCCGCCGCTTTTCAGATGCAATTGAGTCCTTAGACCTTTCCGTACGCTCAATAAATGCACTCAGACGCGCTCATTATTATAAAATTTCTGACATTGAAAACCTAACACAAGATGACTTTGAAAATATTAAAAATCTTGGCCGTAAATCAGTTCAGGAAATAATTGAAAAACTTGAAATATATAAAAACGAACAAAAAGGAGAAAACTAA
- the rpsK gene encoding 30S ribosomal protein S11: MATNTRKVKKIRPKNVTAGIAHIHSSHQNTIISFTDKQGNVISWASSGSIGFKGTKKKTAYAATLATAAAAQKAREHGMREVVVHLKGTGQGKEAARKQIITSGINILLTQDVTPIPHNGTRPPRKWFKRQEKR; the protein is encoded by the coding sequence ATGGCAACTAATACACGTAAAGTTAAAAAAATCCGTCCAAAAAATGTAACAGCCGGAATTGCCCACATTCACTCTTCACACCAAAACACGATAATTTCTTTCACTGACAAACAAGGAAATGTAATTTCTTGAGCTAGTTCAGGATCAATTGGCTTTAAAGGAACAAAGAAAAAAACCGCATATGCTGCTACCTTAGCAACAGCTGCTGCTGCCCAAAAAGCCCGTGAACACGGAATGCGCGAAGTTGTTGTTCACCTTAAAGGAACTGGGCAAGGGAAAGAAGCAGCCCGTAAGCAAATTATCACTTCAGGAATTAATATTTTACTTACCCAAGATGTTACACCAATTCCGCACAATGGAACTCGGCCACCGCGTAAATGATTTAAACGTCAGGAAAAAAGGTAG
- the rpsM gene encoding 30S ribosomal protein S13 — protein sequence MARILNVEIPNHKRIVIALTSIYGIGKSLAAEIIDKTAAIQQEKFGKKYPVLTQDTKVKEIQEDVLQIIRDIAKTYKTEGDLHREVQSNIKRLIEIKCYRGIRHRKGLPVRGQVTQKNARTRKGPRKAIMAKKDKGKK from the coding sequence ATGGCACGTATTCTTAATGTTGAAATCCCCAATCATAAAAGAATTGTAATTGCTCTTACAAGTATTTATGGAATTGGAAAATCGCTTGCTGCAGAAATAATTGACAAAACTGCTGCAATTCAGCAAGAAAAATTTGGGAAAAAATATCCTGTTTTAACCCAAGATACAAAAGTTAAAGAAATTCAGGAAGATGTTTTGCAAATCATTCGTGATATTGCAAAAACTTATAAAACCGAAGGTGACCTGCACCGTGAAGTTCAGTCAAATATTAAAAGACTAATTGAAATTAAATGTTATCGTGGAATCCGTCATCGTAAAGGTCTTCCAGTTCGTGGTCAAGTAACTCAGAAAAACGCCCGTACTCGAAAAGGCCCAAGAAAAGCAATTATGGCAAAAAAAGACAAAGGTAAAAAATAG
- the rpmJ gene encoding 50S ribosomal protein L36, giving the protein MKVRASIKKICKDCKIIKRRSVNRVICVLKKHKQRQG; this is encoded by the coding sequence ATGAAAGTTCGAGCAAGTATTAAAAAAATTTGCAAAGATTGCAAAATAATTAAGCGTCGTTCGGTAAACCGTGTAATTTGTGTTTTAAAAAAACACAAACAAAGACAAGGATAG
- the infA gene encoding translation initiation factor IF-1 translates to MQNSSKEQKLLFQGKISHVFNSQEYEVTLENGVKLNCHIAGKMKLHHIKIILGDSVKVEMSPYDLSKGRIVYRFK, encoded by the coding sequence ATGCAAAATTCTTCAAAAGAACAAAAATTATTATTTCAAGGTAAAATATCACACGTTTTTAACTCCCAAGAATATGAAGTAACTCTTGAAAACGGGGTAAAATTAAATTGTCATATTGCTGGGAAAATGAAACTTCACCACATTAAAATTATTTTAGGCGACAGCGTTAAGGTTGAAATGTCACCTTATGATCTTTCAAAAGGAAGAATTGTTTACCGCTTTAAATAA
- the map gene encoding type I methionyl aminopeptidase: MSLIKTEFEIEQLKIAAKLLAEVKKKIYDFVRPGISLKEIDAIAFDEIIARGAKPAFLNYHGFPATICISVNEILIHGIPNDYILQEGDLVSVDLGLSYNGFFADSAFSKSLGPNAENEKLIKCAEEAFFAGFKAIKPGATTGDIGFAISQVIRSYGFFTPVEFCGHGIGKKLHENPNIFNFGVPGRGKKLQNNMVICIEPMIVQSSPRIKILKDGWSVQSNDGKKTSHYEQTILIQDGKGIILTEMDQK, translated from the coding sequence ATGTCTCTAATTAAAACAGAATTTGAAATTGAGCAACTAAAAATAGCCGCTAAACTCCTGGCAGAAGTCAAGAAAAAAATTTATGACTTTGTAAGACCAGGAATCTCTTTAAAAGAAATTGATGCCATCGCTTTTGATGAGATTATTGCTAGAGGCGCCAAACCAGCATTTCTAAATTATCACGGTTTTCCGGCAACTATTTGTATAAGTGTTAATGAAATCCTTATTCATGGTATTCCAAATGACTACATTCTTCAAGAAGGTGATTTGGTCTCTGTTGATTTAGGACTATCTTATAATGGTTTTTTTGCCGACAGTGCTTTTAGTAAATCACTTGGCCCAAATGCCGAAAATGAAAAACTAATAAAATGCGCCGAGGAAGCTTTTTTTGCCGGCTTTAAGGCAATCAAACCTGGTGCAACAACAGGCGACATTGGTTTTGCTATCAGTCAAGTAATAAGATCTTATGGATTTTTTACCCCTGTTGAATTTTGTGGCCATGGTATTGGTAAAAAACTGCACGAAAATCCTAATATTTTCAATTTTGGCGTTCCGGGCAGAGGAAAAAAATTACAAAATAATATGGTAATTTGTATTGAGCCAATGATCGTCCAGAGTTCTCCGCGAATAAAAATTTTAAAAGACGGATGATCGGTACAATCAAATGATGGTAAAAAAACTTCCCATTATGAACAGACAATTTTAATTCAAGACGGGAAGGGAATAATACTAACAGAAATGGATCAAAAATAG
- a CDS encoding adenylate kinase family protein — translation MSLSNSKILLIGAPGSGKGSISKILVDKFKLVHISTGNLFREKIEKDRDFAEKIQNYVKNGLYVPDEITNDLLSNFISQLSPQTGYILDGYPRTLNQLNFMNENKIDVDKVFYLQIEPETIVSRLSQRLFCSKCQKSYNLLLAKPKVENTCDIDGEPLFTRPDDRPEIVKLRIEKFNESVSPIVDFYTKHGKIYYLNVERSLDEIVSEIEKCL, via the coding sequence ATGTCATTATCTAATTCAAAAATTCTTTTAATTGGCGCCCCTGGTTCAGGAAAAGGTAGTATTTCAAAAATTCTAGTTGACAAGTTTAAATTAGTTCATATTTCTACTGGTAATCTTTTCCGTGAAAAAATTGAAAAAGATCGTGATTTTGCCGAGAAAATTCAAAACTATGTTAAAAATGGCCTATATGTTCCTGATGAAATTACAAATGATTTATTGTCAAATTTTATCAGTCAACTCTCGCCTCAGACAGGTTATATTCTTGATGGCTACCCGCGAACATTAAATCAACTCAATTTTATGAACGAAAATAAAATTGATGTTGACAAAGTTTTTTACCTCCAAATTGAGCCAGAGACAATAGTTAGCCGCCTTTCTCAACGTTTATTTTGCAGTAAATGTCAAAAATCATATAATTTATTACTGGCAAAACCAAAAGTAGAAAATACATGTGACATTGATGGTGAGCCTTTATTTACCCGTCCAGATGATCGTCCTGAAATTGTTAAGCTTCGAATTGAAAAATTTAATGAATCAGTAAGCCCAATTGTCGATTTTTATACAAAACATGGTAAAATTTATTACTTAAATGTCGAGAGAAGCCTGGATGAAATTGTTAGTGAAATTGAAAAATGTCTCTAA
- the secY gene encoding preprotein translocase subunit SecY, with translation MSKLFAKLWEKTNSGYISLKNYIQLVYKEKVLARKIIFTFFLLVIFIVCGTITIPGLRLLQFQIDTNSFLGIINTVGGGGLLNFSVVALGISPFITSSLFMLIAQTKIFPPIHRLSQSGPAGRRKINIITRFLTLLVALIQAIVLIRTVILNESFGFVRLEITSAGYVWFVLPLILVAGSLFSLFLAEQITDKGVGNGTSLLIFSGIIVGLPQRFRHAFEYLVDLSSPSSLITQVLSFILYIVAFLAILFISVYVYLAERKIPIQQTGSGMSKNIKEISVLPLKLNPAGIMPVIFALIVVSIPSLLTGFFDRNTSAARNWIDNNLQIHHPIGLSIFIVCNIIFSIIMSLQQSRIDKISQDFAKNSTFIPGIRPGEQTEDYLIGVILRISVFSAIYLTFLGIFQPIAIMLGLPSAITFSGTSIIILGTTALETISQIKARYGAQKVLKQTKKIRKNLSYKQDSSSAKSSRDLLW, from the coding sequence GTGAGCAAACTTTTTGCTAAACTTTGAGAAAAAACAAATTCTGGATATATAAGTCTGAAAAATTATATCCAACTTGTTTATAAAGAAAAAGTTCTTGCCCGCAAAATAATTTTTACATTTTTTTTATTGGTAATTTTTATTGTTTGTGGTACAATTACTATTCCTGGGCTCAGGTTGTTGCAATTTCAAATTGATACCAACTCATTTTTAGGTATCATTAATACCGTCGGTGGTGGCGGGTTACTTAATTTTTCAGTTGTTGCCTTAGGCATCAGCCCTTTTATTACGTCGTCTTTGTTTATGCTTATTGCTCAAACAAAGATTTTCCCTCCAATTCATCGACTTTCCCAGTCTGGTCCTGCCGGAAGAAGAAAAATCAATATAATTACAAGATTTTTGACTCTTCTTGTTGCGCTTATTCAGGCGATTGTTTTAATTCGAACCGTTATTCTTAATGAAAGTTTTGGCTTTGTTCGTTTAGAGATTACTAGCGCTGGATATGTTTGATTTGTTTTACCCTTAATTTTAGTCGCTGGTTCTTTGTTTTCCTTGTTTTTAGCCGAACAGATAACTGATAAAGGTGTAGGAAACGGTACTTCGTTATTAATTTTTTCGGGAATAATTGTTGGTCTTCCACAACGTTTTCGTCATGCTTTTGAGTATTTAGTTGATCTTTCTTCCCCTTCTTCCTTAATAACGCAAGTTCTTAGTTTTATCCTTTATATTGTTGCATTTTTGGCTATTTTATTTATATCAGTTTATGTTTATTTGGCCGAGAGAAAAATTCCAATTCAACAAACTGGTTCAGGGATGTCCAAAAACATTAAAGAAATATCGGTTTTACCTTTAAAACTAAATCCAGCCGGAATTATGCCAGTAATTTTTGCGTTAATTGTTGTTTCAATCCCTTCACTTTTGACCGGATTTTTTGACCGAAACACTTCAGCTGCCCGTAATTGAATCGATAATAATTTGCAAATTCATCATCCAATTGGTCTTAGTATATTTATTGTATGTAATATTATTTTTAGCATTATTATGTCGCTTCAGCAATCACGGATTGATAAAATTTCCCAGGATTTTGCAAAAAATTCAACTTTTATCCCCGGTATTCGTCCTGGCGAGCAAACTGAAGATTATTTAATTGGTGTTATTCTTAGAATTTCAGTATTTAGTGCTATTTATTTAACTTTTCTTGGAATTTTTCAGCCAATTGCGATAATGTTAGGTCTACCTTCGGCAATAACTTTTTCAGGAACTTCGATAATAATTTTAGGAACAACTGCTCTTGAGACTATATCGCAAATTAAAGCACGTTATGGAGCGCAAAAAGTACTAAAACAAACAAAAAAAATCCGCAAAAATCTTTCATACAAACAAGATTCTTCTTCGGCAAAGTCAAGTCGCGATTTATTATGGTAA
- the rplO gene encoding 50S ribosomal protein L15: MAIRLENLTYTPGARTKKHRKGRGHAAGKGKQAGRGQSGQKKRSTVRLGFEGGQNPWFRRVPKIGFRNFNSKKYEIFNLADLESRYQDGDKVSLESLYLKGVLKKRNLPAKLLAKGELTKKLFVTTNAYSEAALVKIEELGGSITEVN, translated from the coding sequence ATGGCAATAAGACTTGAAAATTTAACTTATACCCCTGGTGCAAGAACAAAAAAACACCGTAAAGGGCGTGGGCATGCTGCTGGAAAAGGTAAACAAGCCGGTAGAGGTCAATCTGGACAAAAAAAACGTTCAACTGTTCGTCTTGGCTTTGAAGGTGGTCAAAACCCTTGATTTCGTCGTGTGCCAAAAATTGGTTTCCGCAATTTTAACTCAAAAAAATATGAAATCTTTAATCTAGCCGATCTTGAAAGCCGTTATCAAGATGGGGATAAAGTTAGTCTTGAGTCACTTTATCTTAAAGGTGTGCTTAAAAAACGTAATTTGCCAGCCAAATTACTTGCAAAAGGTGAGTTAACAAAAAAACTTTTTGTAACAACAAATGCTTATTCTGAAGCGGCATTAGTTAAAATTGAAGAGCTCGGCGGTTCAATAACTGAGGTAAACTAG
- the rpsE gene encoding 30S ribosomal protein S5, producing the protein MDTNLQNKPVQQKTNQNSQNQKQLTPKEANRQRPRAQRQKPKEKNFRPEFEERIISVARVTKVVKGGRRFSFSAFAVVGNKKGKVGLGHGKANEVQDSIRKAVKDAQNRLVSVPIYRRSTVPHEINAKYSASKILIKPAPRGKGIVASNTVRAVVELAGYTDIYTKTYGSRTKINVVRATLKALLGLKTINQIAELRDLNPSQVLAQKK; encoded by the coding sequence ATGGATACAAATCTTCAAAATAAACCTGTACAGCAAAAAACAAATCAAAACAGTCAAAATCAAAAACAACTGACTCCAAAAGAAGCCAACCGTCAACGCCCACGTGCTCAGCGTCAAAAACCAAAAGAAAAAAATTTTCGCCCTGAGTTTGAAGAAAGAATAATTTCAGTTGCCAGGGTAACTAAAGTTGTAAAAGGTGGTCGCCGTTTTTCTTTTAGTGCCTTTGCCGTTGTTGGTAACAAAAAAGGAAAAGTTGGACTAGGACACGGAAAAGCTAACGAAGTGCAGGACTCAATTCGTAAAGCCGTTAAAGACGCACAAAACCGGCTTGTGTCTGTGCCAATTTATCGAAGATCAACTGTTCCACACGAGATAAATGCTAAATATTCAGCCTCAAAAATTCTCATCAAACCAGCCCCAAGAGGTAAAGGAATTGTTGCTTCAAACACCGTGCGTGCTGTTGTTGAACTTGCTGGATATACCGATATTTATACAAAAACTTACGGATCAAGAACAAAAATTAACGTTGTGCGTGCAACTCTCAAAGCGCTTTTAGGACTTAAAACTATTAATCAAATAGCTGAACTTCGTGATCTTAATCCTTCACAAGTTTTAGCCCAAAAAAAATAA
- the rplR gene encoding 50S ribosomal protein L18: MQKSRNFHRKAKHVRILKKLSPSHQEQKKYRIGVYKSLRHFYAYIFDPWKNQVILSVSTLDKTDKYSGNIQAASNLAPELYAKLKELKLEENPFVFDRSGYLYHGRIKAFAESLRAQGVKF, translated from the coding sequence ATGCAAAAATCACGTAATTTTCACCGAAAAGCAAAACATGTCCGTATTTTGAAAAAACTTAGTCCTTCGCACCAAGAGCAAAAAAAATACCGGATTGGCGTATATAAATCTTTACGTCATTTTTATGCTTATATTTTTGATCCTTGGAAAAATCAAGTTATCCTTTCGGTTTCAACACTTGATAAAACTGATAAATACAGTGGAAATATCCAAGCTGCAAGTAATTTAGCCCCTGAATTATACGCTAAATTAAAAGAGCTTAAATTGGAAGAGAATCCTTTTGTTTTTGACCGAAGCGGTTATTTATATCATGGTCGCATTAAAGCTTTTGCCGAATCATTAAGAGCCCAAGGAGTAAAATTCTAA
- the rplF gene encoding 50S ribosomal protein L6 translates to MSRVGNRVLIIPEKVSVEINGSNVKIQGPLGILERQFSDLITIIQENNTLKTIRKSEEKQVKQLHGTTNSHLSGMLIGVSKGFQKELKIKGVGYKATLKEKVIELLVGYSHPVELKVPGELDVLVPNATTIVIKGIDKQKVGQFSAQIRQVRRPNPYSGKGISYSNEILKLKEGKKASK, encoded by the coding sequence ATGTCACGTGTCGGTAATCGAGTTTTAATTATTCCTGAAAAAGTTAGCGTTGAAATTAATGGCTCAAATGTTAAAATTCAAGGTCCGCTTGGTATTTTAGAGCGCCAATTTTCTGATTTAATTACAATAATTCAAGAAAATAATACACTAAAGACAATCAGAAAATCTGAAGAAAAACAAGTAAAACAACTTCATGGAACCACAAATTCTCACCTTAGTGGAATGCTAATTGGTGTCTCAAAAGGTTTTCAAAAAGAACTTAAAATTAAAGGGGTTGGGTACAAGGCAACCTTAAAAGAAAAAGTTATTGAACTTTTAGTTGGTTATTCTCATCCAGTTGAACTCAAAGTGCCAGGCGAACTTGATGTTTTAGTACCAAATGCAACAACTATTGTAATTAAAGGGATTGACAAACAAAAAGTTGGCCAATTTAGCGCCCAAATTCGTCAAGTTCGCAGGCCAAATCCTTATTCAGGCAAAGGAATTTCCTATAGTAACGAAATTCTTAAACTCAAAGAAGGGAAAAAAGCTTCTAAATAA
- the rpsH gene encoding 30S ribosomal protein S8, whose amino-acid sequence MAFITDPIADMLTRIRNATIRKHKQVSFQHSKIKAKMLEIIKEAGYIKDFQIEGELKKTITVELKYKGTTSSISGLKRISKPSLRVYAPAQKIPFVQSGYGIAILSTSKGLLTDSQARKENVGGEIIAYIW is encoded by the coding sequence ATGGCTTTTATAACAGATCCAATTGCTGATATGCTAACCCGAATTCGGAATGCAACAATCAGAAAACACAAACAAGTATCATTTCAGCATTCAAAAATTAAAGCAAAAATGTTAGAAATTATTAAAGAAGCTGGATATATCAAAGATTTCCAAATTGAAGGCGAGCTTAAAAAAACAATAACTGTTGAGCTTAAATACAAAGGAACTACTTCATCAATTTCTGGACTCAAACGAATTTCTAAACCTTCGCTTCGCGTTTATGCTCCTGCCCAAAAAATTCCTTTTGTCCAATCTGGCTACGGAATTGCAATTTTATCAACTTCAAAAGGGCTCTTAACTGATTCACAAGCAAGAAAGGAAAATGTCGGCGGTGAAATTATCGCCTACATTTGGTAA
- a CDS encoding type Z 30S ribosomal protein S14, producing MAKMSWKVKANRAPKFKVRAYTRCQLCGRSHSVLRKFRICRICFRTLAHQGRIPGIKKASW from the coding sequence ATGGCAAAAATGTCGTGAAAAGTCAAAGCAAATCGGGCTCCTAAATTCAAAGTTCGCGCCTATACTCGTTGTCAGTTGTGTGGCCGTTCTCATTCAGTTTTAAGAAAATTCCGTATTTGCCGTATTTGTTTTCGTACTTTGGCTCACCAAGGACGAATTCCTGGAATTAAGAAAGCGAGTTGGTAA
- the rplE gene encoding 50S ribosomal protein L5: protein MTKLQEHYRDNVFGQLKDHFNFKSPSEVPKIVKVVVNMTAGNQVTNAKAIEAVLDDLANITGQKPYKTVAKKSLATWKLRQGMPVGGKVTLRREQMWNFLSKVLNIAIPRIRDFRGLSPKSFDGKGNFALGFKESIVFPEITFDKITKIRGLDVIIVTSAKNNEQALKLLELLGFPFAKKS from the coding sequence ATGACAAAGCTTCAAGAGCACTATCGTGATAATGTTTTTGGCCAACTAAAAGACCATTTTAATTTCAAATCCCCTTCTGAAGTTCCCAAAATTGTAAAAGTTGTCGTTAATATGACTGCCGGAAATCAAGTAACAAATGCAAAAGCAATTGAAGCTGTTCTTGATGATCTTGCAAACATTACCGGTCAAAAACCGTATAAAACAGTGGCAAAAAAATCACTTGCAACTTGAAAACTTCGTCAAGGAATGCCAGTTGGTGGAAAAGTTACTCTTCGTCGTGAACAAATGTGGAATTTTCTTTCAAAAGTTCTCAATATTGCAATTCCTCGTATTCGTGATTTTCGTGGTCTTTCACCTAAGTCTTTTGATGGTAAAGGAAATTTTGCCCTTGGTTTTAAAGAATCAATCGTTTTTCCTGAGATAACTTTTGATAAAATCACAAAAATTCGCGGACTTGATGTAATAATAGTAACAAGTGCAAAAAATAATGAGCAAGCCTTAAAACTTCTTGAATTATTAGGCTTTCCTTTTGCGAAAAAAAGTTAA
- the rplX gene encoding 50S ribosomal protein L24 gives MQKIRKNDSVVVLSGDDKGKVSSVLEIIPAKNAAIVKDVNIKTKHRKPSNQNTKGEIVTYEAPILLSKLALVAKKAGKDKPAVPTRVGFKVENGKKTRIAKKTGKAI, from the coding sequence ATGCAAAAAATTCGTAAAAATGATTCAGTTGTAGTTTTATCTGGCGATGACAAAGGTAAAGTTTCATCTGTCCTTGAAATAATTCCTGCCAAAAATGCGGCAATTGTTAAAGATGTCAACATTAAAACAAAACACCGTAAACCTTCAAATCAAAATACAAAAGGTGAAATTGTCACTTATGAGGCGCCAATTTTGCTGTCAAAACTAGCACTTGTTGCCAAAAAAGCTGGAAAAGATAAGCCAGCTGTTCCAACTCGTGTTGGTTTTAAAGTCGAAAATGGTAAAAAAACCCGAATTGCAAAAAAAACAGGAAAGGCTATTTAG
- the rplN gene encoding 50S ribosomal protein L14 — MVQEQSRLNVADNSGAKIVGVIRNLGGSVKKTSNIGDIVVVSVKKAIPNGMLKEGQVVKALIVRSTYGLRRPNGSHIKFDDNAVVIIKEDGTPRGTRVFGPIAREIREKGYLKIASLAQEVL, encoded by the coding sequence ATGGTTCAAGAACAATCTCGTTTAAATGTTGCTGACAATTCGGGCGCAAAAATTGTTGGTGTAATCAGAAATTTAGGTGGATCTGTTAAAAAAACTTCAAATATTGGCGACATTGTTGTAGTTTCTGTTAAAAAAGCAATTCCTAACGGAATGCTCAAAGAAGGACAAGTAGTAAAAGCACTAATTGTCCGTTCAACATACGGTCTTCGTCGTCCAAATGGTTCACATATAAAATTTGATGACAATGCAGTTGTGATTATCAAAGAGGATGGCACCCCAAGAGGAACACGTGTTTTTGGACCAATTGCCAGAGAAATCCGTGAAAAAGGTTACCTAAAAATCGCTTCACTGGCGCAGGAGGTTCTCTAA